A segment of the Euzebyales bacterium genome:
GCCATGATCGCCATTGCGGCCGGGTCTCGACGTGGTAAATCGGATAGCCGAACTTCCACGTGGCGGGGTGGTCGGACGCCGACGGTAGGGGGTGCGCAGAGGTCACGTGTGTCTCCCCTGACTGGTCCTCCGGGTGTGCGAGACCACCTGGCCTCGATCGGCAACGCACTCGTCGAACGATACAGCTGAGACCGTCCCATAGCCCCGGTTGCCCGACGGTGCGGCCTCCGATCACATGGCGCCGGTGGGCTCGGTGGTGTCGGGCTGCACCGTCCACGTCGCCGGTCGGGTCAATCGGCACCGATCTCCACCGGGACGATCTGATCGACACCGGCGAGTCCCTTCAACGCGACCATGCGCGGTTCGCCGTACCGCAGACCTGACATCGAACCGACGAGGTCTCTCGTGGTGGCCGACAGCATGATCTCATCGGCATCGGCCGAAGCCGCCACCCGAGCCGCCTTGTTGACGGTGATGCCGAGGAAGTCATCGCCGGCTCGCACGACCTCTCCGGTGTGGATGCCGATCCGAACCGGCAGACCTGCCGCCGACGAGGACCGCCGGATCTCGACGGCCGCACACACCGAGGCTCGAGCCGACTCGAAGGTCAGCATCGCGCCGTCCCCGAGGACCTTGACAACCGATCCGCCGTGCGACGCTGCGACCCTCCGAATCGCCACTTCATGCGAGGTCATCAGCTCGGCGTAGGCGGCGTCACCGACGGACGCGGCCAACCCCGTGGAATCCACGACATCGGTGAACACCAACGTCAACGTCCCTTCAGATCCGGCGACCGCTTCGAGTCGGACATCATCATCGATGAGCGATGCCATCAACTCGTCGAGTGTCGTGGTGAGCGGGACACCGAAGATCTGCTCATTCGGCACGGGTATCGAGTTCTGCCACTGGACAACCCGCCACACCCCCGACTCGATACGCAGCGATGCCATGTGACGCAGCGGGGTCCGGGCCGCCTGCGTCGTCATGGTCGTGTGGGCGATCACCCACCCGACGCCGTCGTCCTCGAACCCCTCCACGTGGTCGATGTCCAGCGTCCAGCCAACCATCTCGACCGCTTGCCTGCGGAACAGCTTCAGAAACTCGTCGTGACCGGCCCACCGCTCGTCGTGGTCGAAGCCAAGGACACGCAAGCCAGGGTCTGTCGAGAAAAGATTGGCGATGGTGTCTGCGTCCCCATCATTCCACGCCACCAGGACCCGTCGAACCACGGCCTCGATCTCAGGGGAGCGAACCAGCGGCATGACCGCACCGTACCTCCGACCTCTTGCGGGCCCGCCACGGTGGCGGCGCGAGCGTGGGCCATGATCGGCCCGTCAGTCAGAGATGTGCTCGGCTCCAACCCAAAGCAGCGCGGCATCGCACAGCCCCGGCTACATCAAGTCCAGGATGGCGGCTCGGACGTCGGTAGGGGGTGCCTATAGGCCGAGTTCGAGTGGCGCGTGCTGTTGACGGTGTCGTACGGGCGCGCGAAGTCGCGCGACGCGATGCGGCCCACGATCGATATCCGGCGACTGGTCGACGGCGAAGGCGTGGTTGCGTCCGCGGCCGATTGCGTCGATCCACGCGCGGCCCCGGGTAGCGTAGATGCGGTTGGTCAGCCGGCCGCGGGATAGGGCGACGTACGCGCGTTCGGCCGTGGCCAACGCGGAGGGCGTGAAGAGGCTGTAGTCGACGGTGGCGCCTTGGGCGGTGTCGACGGTGCGTGCGTAGCCGTGGTCAACGTGCTCGCCGACGTAACCGGCCGACACCGTCACGCGTGTGGGTCTGCCGGGTTCGCGGTGCGCTGCGTCGAGGTCCACGGTGATCCGGTTGCGGTGGGTGGCGGTGACGCGGCCGGTCATACCGTTGCGCACGACCATCGTGGTCCCGTCGGGTTGGGTCAACCGGTGGTTGCGGCGCAGGATGACCTCGTCACCGACCGCGAGCGTGATCGCGCGGCGGTCGTCGGGCGCCCGGTACGTGCGGGCGCGGCGGGCGATGTCGCCGCGAGCGACCAGGTGGGCGCGGGCGAACCGGTTGAGCTCGCCGACAGTTTGGCGCTCGGTCGCGAGCATCAGCACGCTGCAGCCGCTGTCGCGCAGTTTGAGCCAGTCGTCGACCATCCCCATCCACGCATCCACCGGTCGCCTGTGGTGGTCGGACACCGCGCCCTGCGTCCGGAGGACCTGAACTGCGGCGGCGGGTTGGCGGTCGCGGAACAGTTCGGCGGCGTCGCGGAAGACGGGGTCGCGGAACCGGTGATTCTGTCCGAGGACGGTCGCGCCGAGCCGCTGGGCGAGCACGTAGTGGCCGCCGCCAACATCGACCGAGGGGATCTGGCGGTGGTCGCCGACGTCGACGATCTTGCCGTCGACCGCATCCACCGCGCGCTGCAGCGCCAGCCGGCTGCGGGTGGGACACATCGCGGCCTCGTCGAGCACCACGACCACGCCATGCGGCAGCCTGCGACGGCGGTGACGGAGCTCGACGAGGAGCCGATCGACGGTGGCGGTGTCGCGGATGCCGGCCGACATGGCGAGCTGGTGCGCGGCAGTCGCAGACGGCGCCACGCCGACGACGGGGACGCCGGCGGCATCGAGGGCGGCGCGGTAGGCGCCCAGCGCGGTGGACTTACCCGTGCCGGCCTTGCCGACCACCACGTCCACGCCTGCACCGGAGGAGGCGAGCGTGCGGACCATCGTCTGCTGATCCGAGTCGAGCGTCGGGTGGGCGCCGAGGACCTGGTCGACGATCGCGCCCGGGATACGCCCGACGCCGGCGTGCTGCCGGCTGGTGGCGCGCTGGAGCAGCTCGGTCTCGGCGGCGAGCAGGTCGATGGTGGTGTAGCGCCGTTCGGACTGATCGACGGTGCGGATGATGCGGCCGGCGGCGTCACGCACGCGTAGCAGCTCGCTGGTGGT
Coding sequences within it:
- the mobF gene encoding MobF family relaxase, coding for MTYYVEQVARDRHDYYAGHGEAPGMWRGAFADHLGLSGQVAAEDFRAVLEGVDPATGTPLKARANRRMAAWDVTFSPPKSISALWALAPDDARGQVREAQAAAVDAAVGYLTAHACVVRLGRDGVDRQDGAQLGFLRADFAHRCSREGDPQLHVHSILVNVVEAPDGRRAALDGGLLFQHAKAADGIYQAALRADLTRRLGVGWERRDEQWEVAGIPPGLCRDWSKRRSQITAALVARGLDPDTATGRAAQTAALVTRHAKAHVGDGRSLHDRFAREAIIAGHNPERILQAALHTDLQHGPPRGPHVTRLLDAIAGADGVTKQASSFSRRDAVIDLAARSAIHGASADHAAGRVEILVNRLLRDDRIVSVLAPAARTTSELLRVRDAAGRIIRTVDQSERRYTTIDLLAAETELLQRATSRQHAGVGRIPGAIVDQVLGAHPTLDSDQQTMVRTLASSGAGVDVVVGKAGTGKSTALGAYRAALDAAGVPVVGVAPSATAAHQLAMSAGIRDTATVDRLLVELRHRRRRLPHGVVVVLDEAAMCPTRSRLALQRAVDAVDGKIVDVGDHRQIPSVDVGGGHYVLAQRLGATVLGQNHRFRDPVFRDAAELFRDRQPAAAVQVLRTQGAVSDHHRRPVDAWMGMVDDWLKLRDSGCSVLMLATERQTVGELNRFARAHLVARGDIARRARTYRAPDDRRAITLAVGDEVILRRNHRLTQPDGTTMVVRNGMTGRVTATHRNRITVDLDAAHREPGRPTRVTVSAGYVGEHVDHGYARTVDTAQGATVDYSLFTPSALATAERAYVALSRGRLTNRIYATRGRAWIDAIGRGRNHAFAVDQSPDIDRGPHRVARLRAPVRHRQQHAPLELGL
- a CDS encoding SgcJ/EcaC family oxidoreductase, with the translated sequence MPLVRSPEIEAVVRRVLVAWNDGDADTIANLFSTDPGLRVLGFDHDERWAGHDEFLKLFRRQAVEMVGWTLDIDHVEGFEDDGVGWVIAHTTMTTQAARTPLRHMASLRIESGVWRVVQWQNSIPVPNEQIFGVPLTTTLDELMASLIDDDVRLEAVAGSEGTLTLVFTDVVDSTGLAASVGDAAYAELMTSHEVAIRRVAASHGGSVVKVLGDGAMLTFESARASVCAAVEIRRSSSAAGLPVRIGIHTGEVVRAGDDFLGITVNKAARVAASADADEIMLSATTRDLVGSMSGLRYGEPRMVALKGLAGVDQIVPVEIGAD